One Desulfovibrionales bacterium genomic region harbors:
- a CDS encoding radical SAM protein, translating to MNEDVEVLMPYGFQKHLSVEFPSQIVVDTTERCNLACIHCPHADFTAKGLLGNVFLDVALHNKMVDEVAADGRGICRYLRYTGQGETMMHPHMFEMLGYAVDRAGTAINVTTNGTLLGETQARRLLDTGVHVVDISIDAFTDATYALVRRKGKLEKTRSNVLRLIDFKLRGGYGTMVVVSFVEQSQNADEVEQFEAFWKNAGVNYVVIRRQHSAGGVKPGLVSTPSMRYPCLYPWERLTLGPDGMLHYCPQDWVHGSEIANYQETTIKETWQGEAMRNLREAHLRNDFSCHKFCGQCPDWSTTRWPEQGRSYTDLMKHAVSAGMED from the coding sequence TTGAATGAGGATGTCGAGGTATTGATGCCATACGGATTTCAGAAACATTTGAGCGTCGAATTCCCTTCACAGATCGTGGTCGATACCACCGAGCGCTGTAATTTGGCATGTATTCATTGCCCCCATGCGGACTTTACAGCCAAAGGGTTGTTGGGTAACGTTTTCTTGGATGTTGCTTTGCATAACAAGATGGTTGATGAGGTGGCAGCGGATGGCCGTGGCATCTGCCGTTATCTTCGATATACGGGGCAGGGGGAAACCATGATGCACCCCCATATGTTCGAGATGCTGGGATACGCAGTTGACCGTGCGGGAACCGCAATCAATGTCACCACGAACGGTACCCTGCTGGGAGAAACACAGGCGAGGCGGTTGCTGGATACCGGGGTGCACGTGGTCGATATCAGCATCGATGCTTTCACCGATGCGACCTATGCGCTGGTGCGCAGAAAAGGCAAACTGGAAAAGACGCGCAGCAACGTATTGCGCCTGATAGATTTCAAGCTGCGTGGAGGGTATGGAACAATGGTGGTAGTCAGTTTTGTAGAACAGTCGCAGAATGCGGATGAAGTAGAACAGTTTGAAGCTTTTTGGAAAAATGCCGGAGTTAATTATGTAGTCATTCGGCGCCAACACTCCGCTGGAGGTGTGAAACCTGGACTAGTCAGTACTCCAAGTATGAGATATCCATGTCTTTATCCTTGGGAACGCCTCACTTTAGGTCCTGATGGAATGTTGCATTATTGCCCTCAAGACTGGGTTCATGGTTCAGAAATTGCCAATTACCAGGAAACCACTATTAAGGAAACATGGCAGGGTGAAGCAATGCGAAATCTTCGAGAGGCTCATTTGAGAAATGACTTTAGTTGTCACAAGTTCTGTGGTCAGTGCCCGGACTGGAGTACTACTCGCTGGCCCGAGCAAGGGCGAAGCTACACTGATCTGATGAAACATGCCGTTTCTGCCGGCATGGAAGATTGA
- the rffA gene encoding dTDP-4-amino-4,6-dideoxygalactose transaminase — MSCSVHPHERSTPWVGKKIQSSTQSQQELAVTDTDTAPSLGGPDCGPSATISADQVPFSYPKEVGKERKYLAQALRTGRMAGDGDFNRRCSSLLSNLIGVAGALMTPSCTHALEMAAILFGLGPGDEVIMPSFTFTSTANAFVLRGVRIVFVDIRPDTLNLDEALVEEAINSRTKAIVPMHYAGVACEMDALMAVAGRYGLWIVEDAAQAIGSGYKGRPLGSFGHLAAFSFHETKNLQCGEGGALLVNDASFFARAEIIREKGTNRSQFFRGEVAKYNWVDLGSSHLLGELPAAFLYGQLQQLEAVTADRLRVWEYYRQRLTGQEQKGNVELPVVPVDCSHNAHIFYVKVADEAMRERLLRFLKEHGIGATFHYVPLHSAPAGRKFGVFHGEDRYTTKESQRLLRLPLYYRMTSADVDRVCDAIERFFE, encoded by the coding sequence ATGAGTTGCAGCGTCCATCCCCATGAAAGATCGACTCCATGGGTGGGAAAAAAGATCCAATCCTCCACGCAGTCACAGCAAGAACTGGCGGTGACAGACACAGACACTGCACCGTCGCTTGGTGGTCCTGACTGTGGGCCGTCGGCCACAATCTCTGCAGATCAGGTTCCATTTTCATATCCTAAAGAAGTTGGGAAAGAACGCAAATATTTGGCGCAAGCACTAAGAACTGGTCGCATGGCTGGAGATGGCGATTTCAACCGTCGCTGTTCGAGTCTGCTAAGTAACCTGATAGGAGTGGCTGGTGCTTTGATGACCCCATCGTGCACCCATGCCCTAGAGATGGCGGCGATCCTGTTTGGGTTGGGGCCGGGAGATGAGGTCATCATGCCCTCGTTCACCTTCACCTCCACCGCCAACGCCTTTGTGTTGCGTGGAGTGAGAATCGTGTTTGTGGACATTCGCCCGGACACGCTCAACCTGGATGAGGCCTTGGTCGAGGAGGCGATTAATTCGCGCACCAAGGCAATCGTGCCGATGCACTATGCTGGCGTGGCCTGTGAGATGGATGCGCTGATGGCGGTAGCAGGGCGCTACGGCCTGTGGATAGTAGAAGATGCCGCCCAAGCGATCGGCTCCGGCTACAAGGGGCGTCCTCTAGGGAGCTTCGGCCATCTGGCGGCTTTCAGTTTTCATGAAACCAAGAATCTCCAGTGTGGGGAAGGCGGCGCCCTGTTGGTCAACGATGCTAGTTTCTTTGCCCGTGCCGAGATCATTCGGGAAAAGGGCACAAACCGGTCGCAATTTTTCCGGGGAGAAGTGGCCAAGTACAATTGGGTCGATCTCGGTTCGTCGCATCTGTTGGGTGAATTGCCAGCCGCTTTTCTTTACGGCCAACTGCAACAGCTCGAAGCTGTGACTGCCGATCGGTTGCGGGTTTGGGAGTATTATCGCCAGCGCTTGACAGGTCAGGAACAGAAAGGTAATGTGGAGTTGCCGGTTGTTCCCGTCGACTGTTCCCATAATGCCCATATCTTTTATGTGAAAGTGGCGGATGAAGCCATGCGCGAACGTCTGCTGCGTTTTCTCAAGGAACACGGCATCGGGGCGACGTTTCATTATGTGCCGTTGCACAGCGCACCGGCAGGCAGGAAATTTGGCGTGTTCCATGGTGAAGACCGGTATACCACCAAAGAGAGCCAGCGACTGTTGCGGTTGCCTCTTTATTACCGCATGACCAGTGCCGATGTCGATCGTGTCTGCGATGCAATTGAGCGTTTTTTTGAATGA
- a CDS encoding DUF6077 domain-containing protein, whose amino-acid sequence MSESFLLFIFASVAFAFLVLKLGLFFSFSFAVASYLIGAGVVGAVALGAIKLNLKNKLEHIVSGSSPNSLYLVFCTLGSGLLTASIHRYSGDDGFYLAKAVYYVEHPDAIINLAVTWVADIPAGTDFVRFQYYETFQAAIAWLAGLKVLTIAHIVFPFLVGSAAFLAIYLLLGLFEKRKAARLLGSVVLVLIIMLFGDTSRSYGIYTLARAHQGKGVLLFLGFYTWVYFSLKYWEYNDWSNFFKLVVVCVALAALSTTAFAYIPLLSIILFISFYGSQGKLVSFEAFKKGTTYAISLVPLVVQALSYKRALLNLHPKEHWKSHFPSDFWGQVELITGDSLLIPVCLGLSLVVIAIFSPHRKFFLIWVFVTVAFVLNPIVSGFIMSKLTTENIYWRMFYLLPFPLVVVIAVLAYFRKESYSLAHLSIGSMLLIFAIWVSPTSIFAGGKYTTLEWPRYKLTPVAIEVVRRLHAYLPPGTMVADTEYFAVPLTISSTKFPQLLLEPRVLYNMNNDSDWKKEVLNRERVERYLYRGSKETGELAFFKRFLDKHRPDYLMQNLNFPNAKDVRRIMVENNYSPVKKKIHPDYVVWRANPI is encoded by the coding sequence TTGAGCGAGTCATTTTTGCTGTTTATTTTTGCGTCTGTTGCTTTTGCCTTCTTAGTGCTCAAGTTGGGGTTGTTTTTTTCGTTTAGTTTTGCGGTCGCCTCTTATCTTATAGGAGCAGGAGTCGTGGGAGCGGTAGCGCTCGGGGCGATAAAACTTAATTTGAAAAATAAACTGGAGCATATTGTATCGGGGTCTAGTCCTAACTCTCTCTATCTTGTTTTCTGCACTTTAGGCTCTGGACTCTTAACGGCATCAATTCACCGATATAGCGGCGACGACGGGTTCTATCTTGCGAAAGCTGTCTATTACGTAGAGCACCCAGACGCTATTATTAACCTTGCGGTCACCTGGGTTGCGGATATTCCTGCCGGCACTGATTTTGTTCGTTTCCAATATTACGAGACATTTCAAGCTGCAATTGCGTGGCTAGCTGGTTTGAAGGTGCTGACAATAGCACATATTGTTTTTCCATTCCTGGTTGGAAGTGCTGCGTTCCTTGCTATCTATTTGTTGCTTGGATTGTTTGAAAAGCGGAAAGCTGCAAGGTTACTTGGTAGTGTTGTTCTCGTGCTTATAATTATGTTATTCGGCGATACCTCTCGTTCGTATGGCATATATACGCTTGCTCGAGCTCACCAAGGCAAGGGTGTGCTCCTCTTTTTGGGATTTTACACTTGGGTATATTTTTCATTGAAGTATTGGGAGTATAATGATTGGTCTAATTTCTTTAAACTGGTTGTCGTTTGTGTTGCTCTAGCCGCGCTAAGTACAACCGCCTTCGCTTATATCCCGCTTCTATCTATAATTCTGTTCATATCGTTCTATGGCTCTCAAGGTAAGTTGGTTTCTTTTGAGGCATTTAAAAAGGGCACGACATATGCGATTTCCCTCGTGCCTCTAGTGGTTCAGGCATTGAGTTATAAACGCGCTTTGCTCAATCTTCACCCTAAGGAACATTGGAAGTCCCATTTCCCCTCCGACTTTTGGGGGCAGGTGGAATTGATTACGGGTGATAGTTTACTCATACCTGTCTGTTTAGGGCTTAGTTTAGTTGTGATTGCAATATTTTCTCCACATAGGAAATTTTTCCTTATATGGGTTTTTGTTACAGTTGCTTTCGTATTGAATCCGATTGTTTCAGGATTTATTATGAGTAAGTTGACGACAGAAAATATATATTGGCGAATGTTTTATCTTCTTCCATTCCCGTTAGTCGTTGTAATCGCTGTATTGGCGTATTTTAGAAAAGAAAGTTATTCTTTGGCGCATTTATCTATTGGGTCGATGCTGCTGATTTTCGCGATATGGGTTTCCCCAACATCCATTTTCGCAGGAGGAAAATATACGACGCTAGAGTGGCCTAGGTACAAACTGACTCCCGTTGCTATAGAAGTTGTTAGGCGGCTCCACGCTTATCTTCCGCCTGGAACGATGGTTGCTGATACGGAATATTTCGCGGTTCCACTGACTATTAGTTCTACGAAGTTTCCGCAATTGTTGCTGGAACCTAGAGTACTTTATAACATGAACAACGACAGTGACTGGAAGAAAGAGGTTTTGAACCGCGAGCGGGTGGAGCGATACCTATATCGAGGTTCCAAAGAAACTGGTGAACTAGCATTTTTTAAGAGATTTTTAGATAAACACCGACCGGATTATTTGATGCAAAATCTTAATTTTCCTAACGCAAAGGATGTACGTCGTATTATGGTGGAGAATAACTACAGTCCGGTTAAGAAGAAGATTCACCCAGATTATGTTGTTTGGCGGGCAAATCCGATTTAG
- the neuC gene encoding UDP-N-acetylglucosamine 2-epimerase produces MKKRKICAVLTTRGNYAKMKSVMALIQEAPDLELQLVIGGMIVLEKYGRILQTLENGGSFVARRINFVIEGENLATMSKSAGLAVIEFANAFEELKPDIVLVIADRFECLPIAMAAAYMNIVVAHIEGGEVSGSIDESIRHSITKLSHIHFPASQEAAERIKRMGEDESTIFPVGGTSMDIIRQLDLEDLEPVRSYQKEWGMGPLIDIEANKYLVLIQHPVTTEYEYNFEHINETIAVLRELRMPTLWIMPNMDAGADGINKAVRRLRERESPDYIHFFKSLPIEYYAPVLKNAVCILGNSSSGIREAAFLGTPAVNIGSRQNGRERGKNVIDVGYNRTEILSAVKYQIKHGPYETDHLYGDGYAAEKIIEVLKTTSLDVQKQITY; encoded by the coding sequence ATGAAAAAACGTAAGATATGCGCGGTATTAACTACTCGCGGCAATTATGCGAAAATGAAATCTGTTATGGCCCTTATTCAGGAAGCTCCCGATTTGGAATTACAACTTGTAATCGGCGGCATGATTGTTCTTGAAAAGTATGGACGCATCTTGCAGACCCTTGAGAATGGCGGATCGTTTGTGGCAAGAAGGATTAATTTTGTTATTGAAGGAGAAAATCTTGCAACAATGTCCAAATCGGCAGGGTTGGCTGTGATAGAATTTGCAAATGCTTTTGAAGAGCTTAAGCCGGATATTGTTCTGGTTATTGCGGACCGGTTTGAGTGTTTGCCGATCGCAATGGCCGCCGCTTATATGAATATTGTCGTTGCCCATATTGAAGGAGGTGAAGTTTCAGGATCCATTGACGAATCCATAAGGCACTCCATAACAAAATTATCTCATATCCATTTCCCTGCCTCGCAGGAGGCTGCCGAGCGTATTAAGCGCATGGGCGAGGATGAATCTACCATATTTCCTGTCGGCGGAACAAGCATGGATATCATTCGTCAATTGGATCTTGAAGACCTGGAACCGGTAAGAAGTTATCAAAAGGAATGGGGTATGGGGCCGTTAATAGATATTGAGGCTAATAAATATCTCGTTCTTATTCAGCATCCCGTTACCACTGAATATGAATATAATTTTGAGCATATTAATGAAACGATTGCGGTTTTAAGAGAGCTTAGGATGCCAACCCTGTGGATTATGCCGAACATGGATGCTGGCGCTGACGGCATTAATAAAGCAGTTCGCAGGTTAAGGGAGCGTGAATCACCCGATTATATCCATTTTTTTAAGAGCCTGCCGATTGAATATTATGCACCTGTTTTGAAAAATGCGGTATGTATTTTGGGAAATTCATCAAGTGGCATACGGGAGGCTGCTTTTCTTGGGACGCCGGCTGTCAATATTGGCTCACGGCAAAATGGCAGGGAGCGTGGAAAAAACGTAATAGATGTCGGTTATAATCGCACTGAAATTTTAAGCGCCGTCAAGTATCAGATAAAACATGGTCCATATGAAACTGATCATCTTTATGGGGATGGTTATGCGGCTGAAAAGATTATTGAGGTTTTGAAAACTACATCTCTTGATGTTCAAAAGCAAATTACCTACTGA
- a CDS encoding N-acetylneuraminate synthase family protein, whose product MIFSKNISIDGRTVGEGNPIYIVAEAGVAHFGNEEKAYRLVDLAVEARADAVKFQVFDVNALISDELNDWKDRLRSRQLPFQAFERIQRYCREKGITFFATAHDEPSLDFLVSLDVPVYKVGSGEVGNWPYLSRVAALGKPIIFSTGMYQISQIKKALDAVAATGNTDVAVLHCVTRYPTPPEEVSLGNIALIRERFNVISGYSDHTEGYHIPLASAALGAAIIEKHISLDFDVPDAQDWKVSCGPHNLGIFIRQVRQIEAALRVRESGPTEGEKKSLVWAGKSLVAKHDISAGSLLTRDDVVSKRPGTGIPPSQIEQVVGRKIKVNIRRDNVIKFEDLE is encoded by the coding sequence ATGATATTCTCCAAAAATATTAGTATTGATGGCCGAACTGTTGGAGAGGGCAATCCGATATACATCGTTGCAGAAGCGGGTGTGGCCCATTTCGGCAATGAAGAAAAAGCTTATAGATTGGTGGACCTTGCAGTTGAAGCGCGTGCCGATGCGGTTAAATTTCAAGTCTTTGATGTTAATGCATTAATCTCCGACGAACTTAATGATTGGAAGGATCGTCTTCGGTCCAGACAATTGCCGTTTCAGGCTTTTGAGAGAATACAGAGGTACTGCCGTGAAAAAGGGATCACTTTTTTTGCTACAGCTCATGATGAACCATCTCTGGACTTTCTGGTGAGTCTTGATGTTCCGGTTTATAAGGTCGGTTCAGGCGAAGTAGGCAATTGGCCATATTTATCCCGTGTGGCAGCCCTTGGAAAGCCAATAATCTTTTCAACGGGTATGTATCAAATTAGCCAAATCAAAAAGGCGTTAGATGCAGTGGCTGCAACCGGCAATACAGACGTGGCAGTATTGCATTGCGTGACTCGTTATCCTACTCCGCCGGAAGAGGTAAGTCTAGGCAATATCGCATTGATTCGAGAACGTTTTAATGTCATATCCGGATATTCTGACCATACTGAGGGGTATCATATCCCCCTGGCTTCAGCGGCCTTAGGCGCAGCAATTATAGAAAAACATATCAGCCTCGATTTTGATGTGCCGGATGCACAGGACTGGAAGGTATCGTGCGGGCCGCATAATTTGGGGATCTTCATAAGACAAGTTCGGCAGATCGAAGCTGCTCTAAGAGTTCGAGAAAGCGGACCAACCGAGGGCGAAAAAAAGAGTTTGGTTTGGGCGGGAAAGAGTTTGGTGGCAAAACATGACATTTCCGCAGGATCATTGTTAACACGTGATGATGTGGTGTCGAAAAGACCGGGGACTGGTATCCCGCCTTCACAGATTGAACAGGTAGTAGGTCGTAAAATAAAGGTCAATATACGAAGGGATAACGTCATAAAATTTGAGGATTTGGAATGA
- a CDS encoding class I SAM-dependent methyltransferase, with protein MRDYDEIYRHKQCLRESKKNVGHAVIGKEVALTFLNRELCRVKIKNDEELSAEHFYLNRSTADADFLLKLCNGHININKDTLIFDPGCGTGRHLLYLVDKFGCKGIGVDVYSPAIEVAKRASWDKHVEFYSLSSLEKGVLERLIPDGCDYVFINSWLNHVYGYDGYGEFIKKIVNSCRMILLITSIKNDLQKYLPNPEILVHEIRGKSQYALIKGNKC; from the coding sequence TTGCGTGATTATGATGAGATATACAGACATAAACAATGCCTTCGTGAGAGCAAGAAGAATGTAGGTCATGCCGTGATTGGAAAAGAGGTTGCTCTGACATTTCTTAATCGTGAATTGTGTCGAGTAAAGATCAAAAATGATGAGGAGTTATCTGCAGAACATTTTTATCTCAACAGATCTACCGCTGATGCAGATTTTCTGCTTAAATTATGCAATGGTCACATCAATATTAATAAGGATACTTTGATTTTTGATCCTGGCTGCGGCACAGGCAGGCATCTTCTTTATCTGGTCGATAAATTTGGCTGTAAAGGCATTGGGGTTGATGTTTACTCACCAGCGATTGAGGTGGCTAAGCGAGCAAGTTGGGATAAGCATGTAGAATTTTATTCGCTTTCTTCACTTGAGAAAGGTGTTTTAGAAAGATTGATCCCAGATGGTTGTGACTATGTGTTTATAAATAGTTGGCTCAACCATGTTTACGGGTACGACGGTTATGGTGAGTTTATCAAGAAGATTGTTAATTCGTGCCGGATGATACTATTGATTACGTCAATTAAAAATGATTTGCAAAAGTATCTTCCCAACCCTGAAATACTTGTGCATGAGATACGTGGGAAATCACAATATGCGCTCATAAAAGGTAATAAGTGTTGA
- a CDS encoding acylneuraminate cytidylyltransferase family protein, with the protein MTSTDSQPVVSGEGRAIVVVPARGGSKRFPRKNIALLAGRPLLAYSIAAAQQARSIDAVYVSTEDDEIAAVAKRYGAQVPFRRPEELAGDQVPADAAVADLVRRLQGEHGLNIDMVVLIQPTSPFVTAAHIDAAVELLRAEPDLDSVTTMAELDHRHHPYNLAFMKADGRWEFLFEEERNQARSRQSKPSALKFGNLFAARTETMLSVGRFGRVKGAVLIDPIYSWDIDHEWELRVAEYLLANGLVNLPHIVP; encoded by the coding sequence ATGACAAGTACGGATTCACAGCCCGTTGTTTCCGGTGAGGGGCGGGCAATTGTTGTTGTGCCGGCACGCGGGGGGTCGAAGCGCTTCCCGCGCAAAAACATTGCGTTACTGGCGGGGCGTCCCCTGCTGGCCTATTCCATTGCGGCAGCGCAGCAGGCACGGAGTATCGATGCTGTGTATGTTTCGACGGAGGACGACGAGATCGCGGCGGTAGCCAAACGCTATGGCGCACAGGTGCCCTTCCGCCGTCCGGAGGAACTGGCTGGTGATCAAGTGCCTGCAGATGCGGCAGTGGCTGATCTGGTGCGTCGTCTGCAGGGCGAGCACGGTCTGAATATTGATATGGTTGTGCTGATCCAACCCACCTCCCCGTTTGTCACTGCTGCTCACATTGACGCGGCGGTGGAACTCCTGCGTGCCGAGCCCGACTTGGATTCGGTGACTACTATGGCAGAGCTGGACCACCGCCACCATCCTTACAACCTGGCCTTCATGAAGGCGGACGGCCGCTGGGAGTTTCTTTTCGAAGAAGAACGTAATCAGGCGCGTAGCCGTCAGAGCAAACCGAGTGCGCTGAAGTTCGGCAATCTGTTTGCTGCCCGTACCGAGACCATGCTCAGCGTTGGCCGTTTTGGACGCGTCAAAGGCGCGGTGCTGATTGACCCTATTTACTCATGGGACATTGATCATGAATGGGAATTACGCGTCGCCGAGTACTTGCTCGCCAATGGTTTGGTGAACCTTCCGCATATAGTGCCCTGA
- a CDS encoding dihydrodipicolinate synthase family protein, with protein MRRIKGVMVVVPTPLTANEDADLEGIERLIDFLAGHGLALFALGSAGEGMNLSFATRVAVARKMAEVNDGRVPLLVGGGSFSVRDSLEFIGAVADCRIDGIHVIPYDKKISGEAVELLYRGIADRSPLPIWLYQNTTRTSGIPIEVVKSLKSHPNIHGVKLAGFDLRVNQGFMALNSPDFQVFGSADCQMFSFLCHGLEASSSSTAACFPELFKELYVSIQSDSLSRARAKNDEIMSFLKRLPKGAYWHNGESAAEVKYLLSLRGICKEYVAKPFRGQTDEEKRLSEAVYRDYEHYLKTGKLCLA; from the coding sequence ATGAGAAGAATTAAGGGGGTGATGGTGGTCGTACCGACGCCACTCACAGCAAATGAAGACGCTGACCTGGAAGGCATTGAGCGTCTGATAGATTTCCTCGCTGGTCATGGCCTTGCGCTGTTCGCGCTCGGTTCGGCCGGCGAAGGCATGAACCTCTCTTTCGCCACCCGTGTTGCGGTTGCGCGCAAGATGGCAGAGGTCAACGACGGACGCGTACCACTGCTTGTAGGTGGCGGCAGTTTTAGCGTGCGCGACTCACTGGAATTTATCGGCGCTGTCGCTGACTGCCGTATTGACGGTATTCACGTCATCCCGTATGACAAAAAGATAAGCGGTGAGGCAGTGGAATTGCTCTACCGCGGGATTGCCGATAGATCGCCGCTTCCTATCTGGCTGTATCAGAATACCACCCGTACCAGTGGTATTCCCATTGAGGTGGTCAAGTCCCTGAAAAGCCACCCGAACATTCACGGCGTCAAGCTGGCGGGGTTCGATCTGCGGGTAAACCAGGGGTTCATGGCGCTCAACTCACCGGATTTCCAGGTATTTGGCTCGGCCGATTGCCAGATGTTTTCGTTCCTATGCCATGGGTTGGAAGCGAGTTCCAGCAGCACCGCGGCTTGTTTTCCTGAACTGTTTAAAGAGCTCTATGTATCAATCCAGTCCGATAGCCTGAGTAGGGCGCGCGCCAAGAACGACGAGATCATGAGCTTTCTCAAGCGCCTACCTAAAGGAGCTTACTGGCACAACGGGGAGTCAGCTGCGGAGGTCAAATATCTGTTGTCGTTGCGCGGCATCTGTAAGGAATATGTGGCCAAGCCCTTCCGGGGTCAGACTGACGAAGAGAAGCGTCTAAGTGAGGCTGTCTACCGCGATTACGAGCACTATTTGAAGACTGGAAAGTTGTGTCTGGCATAA
- a CDS encoding class I SAM-dependent methyltransferase, protein MAKVFDFMDKDRQEFLRIKHEEAQRFIDPDTGKIHAHMVERINCPVCDVDDSVWVFDKAGFDFVRCRHCGLLYVNPQLTAEIQDSIYKQSKTADHWIKVQKKTKEQTWNAEKKYLPALEELRRIYPQGGKLLDVGCSIGQFLSLARDAGWDVMGVELNADAAAIARRDYSLTIHEKKLEEAGFAGGEFDVVTLWGVLEHLTDPNGMLQTIRRVLKNDGLVLFFVPNGHSLIIRMTREHNSTVSGRAHLWYFTPETMDKILRKSGFKKVVEFSVLPQLHEIEHFLQYNTLYREPDVECAEEFTIPTEVREALERYMDKNKLGYKLITIGRKIG, encoded by the coding sequence ATGGCTAAAGTTTTTGATTTCATGGATAAGGACAGGCAGGAGTTCTTGCGTATCAAGCACGAGGAAGCGCAGCGTTTCATCGACCCTGACACAGGGAAGATTCATGCGCATATGGTCGAGCGCATCAACTGTCCGGTATGCGATGTGGACGATTCCGTGTGGGTGTTCGACAAGGCTGGATTCGACTTCGTAAGGTGCCGTCATTGCGGGTTGTTGTACGTCAACCCACAACTCACCGCCGAGATACAGGATTCCATCTACAAGCAGTCCAAGACTGCTGACCACTGGATCAAGGTTCAGAAGAAGACCAAGGAACAGACCTGGAACGCGGAGAAGAAGTACTTGCCTGCTCTTGAGGAACTGCGTCGCATCTACCCGCAGGGTGGAAAACTGCTAGATGTGGGTTGCTCCATCGGCCAGTTCCTGAGCCTGGCTCGTGACGCCGGATGGGATGTCATGGGCGTGGAACTGAATGCCGACGCGGCGGCCATCGCACGCCGTGATTACAGTTTGACGATCCACGAGAAGAAATTGGAAGAGGCTGGTTTTGCCGGTGGCGAATTCGATGTTGTGACTCTCTGGGGTGTTTTAGAACACCTCACCGACCCCAATGGCATGTTGCAAACTATCCGCCGTGTGCTTAAGAATGATGGTTTAGTGCTGTTTTTCGTGCCTAATGGTCACAGCCTGATTATTCGCATGACCCGGGAGCACAATTCCACGGTATCTGGGCGCGCCCATCTGTGGTATTTCACCCCTGAAACCATGGACAAAATTCTGCGTAAGAGCGGCTTCAAAAAGGTCGTTGAGTTTTCTGTGTTGCCACAGCTACACGAAATCGAGCATTTCCTACAATATAATACGCTCTACCGTGAGCCCGACGTAGAGTGCGCTGAGGAGTTTACCATTCCTACCGAGGTGCGGGAGGCGCTGGAGCGCTATATGGATAAAAACAAGCTGGGTTACAAATTGATTACTATTGGCAGAAAGATCGGTTGA
- a CDS encoding HAD hydrolase-like protein — protein sequence MGLIDSDFMIKLVVFDFDGTLVESNEIKRQTFFEVTDHLPGAKPLLDKVLSDPEFGDRNAIFTYVSERLNSTNQGVVVDSLELSALYTKLCEEKIIQAHEIKGATQALAELYAMGIKLMISSATPELTLKNIILKRGWGPVFNKIYGCPASKEQHVAEIMRTWQCSAENILYVGDSEVDRRAALRAGCYFAGVGKDISRFDISPEYMLEDLRELSSFVMQHPWN from the coding sequence TTGGGGCTGATTGATAGTGATTTTATGATAAAGCTTGTGGTGTTTGATTTTGATGGTACTTTAGTTGAATCAAATGAGATTAAGCGGCAGACTTTTTTTGAAGTTACCGATCACTTGCCTGGCGCTAAGCCACTTCTAGATAAAGTACTGTCGGATCCTGAGTTTGGAGACCGTAATGCAATATTTACATACGTTTCTGAACGGTTAAATTCAACAAATCAAGGAGTCGTTGTTGATTCCCTGGAGCTATCTGCCCTCTATACCAAGTTGTGTGAGGAAAAAATTATACAAGCTCATGAGATTAAAGGAGCAACGCAAGCGCTAGCTGAACTATATGCCATGGGTATCAAATTGATGATCAGTTCCGCGACCCCGGAATTAACCTTAAAAAATATCATACTTAAGCGGGGATGGGGGCCTGTATTTAATAAGATATATGGCTGTCCAGCAAGTAAGGAGCAACACGTGGCTGAAATCATGAGAACCTGGCAATGTTCGGCAGAAAATATCCTTTATGTGGGCGACAGTGAGGTCGATCGGCGGGCTGCCTTGCGGGCAGGCTGTTATTTTGCAGGAGTCGGCAAAGATATTTCCCGTTTTGACATTAGTCCTGAATACATGCTGGAAGATTTGCGAGAGTTGTCTTCGTTTGTTATGCAGCACCCTTGGAATTGA